The genomic stretch GATGCACGGTCCAGTTAGAGGATCTCCTGATGTTCCCAAGGGACATGTACAATTGAAACCACCTTTTATGTTTGTGCAAATTCCTTTGCAAACATTTGAAGAAGAATTGCATGGGCCGATTTCTAAAATTCACAAAATTTATCATTATTTCTCAAGTCCAAGTTATATATTATTATAGATTACTAAATTTACATTTGAACAAGCTATTTTAATTTTAGTACCTTGACATCCATCATCAATGTAAGGGTTTCCCTCGTAGCCTCCAATGCATTCGCATCGATATGCATATGCTGAATGCTCGTACCTTCCATCATCTTTTGTGATATTCACGTCCAAACAAGAGCTGTGTTGAGCGAGACATGCAAAGGCGCTCTTGTTCTTCACATCGTCGCAAGTATCATAGCCAACTACCCAATTATAGATGACTTGTTCTTTACTTGAAGGGAAATATTTCTCGGATAGTAATCCATATCGTTCATCATATTGTAGCAGCTCCAATTGCACATCCTCTAATGAAATTGCATTCACTTTGAAATTGTTATCATAAAGGAGAGTTGGAGGCTGAGTTGACTCATTGCATGATAGGGCAAACTCTTGTGATCGATAACACTTCTCCTTTAAACCAAATGGAAAAGAGACTGTGATATTTCCACATTTGTTTGGACAATCCTTTGCAGGAATATGTGTAAAATTTGTATCTGTGAAAACATACATACAATCATCACATATGTATGATTTGGGTTATGGAAATACTCGATAAGTTTTATATTTAGCTAAAACTTATTAATAACTAAATTTATCAATTATAATTAAACATAcaataaaaataggaaatataTATACaactaataaaagaaataaattcaaAACGTTTAACATACAAGATTCGTGTTGCCTACTTACATAGAAGGAAAACGCTAACGTTGGTATGTCAAATATAACAAAGAGTATTTGTCAATTAGATATGCCAAATATTGTTACACATTTTAGCTAATTGTATGAGATACAATTTAATTCAAAAGATATATACGCGTGATTttgattttttgtaaaaaaaaaaaattaaaatttgactcGAATCTAAAATATAAAGCTAGTATTGAATATGGAAATCCAAACCAAACTACAAACAAAtctaaatttgtttaaattaaatcatttcaaattttaaatgggTTGAATGCATCAATGTTATCTTGCTTCTATCATAAGGATAAGCTATtatcaaatatgaatttgaaattttaaacaagCATTCATTGCAATAATATAATGGTGAACAAATTATTATTAACACGATGGAGGTAAGAaggtaataataattttttaacatgcctgtatatatatgtatgtatgcACATATATATAAAGAGATTCAGAAGTATCACCTAATTGACAACCATCCGGTAAGTATGGATTTCCGTAATAATCCAAAGGGCATTgacaaatatatccataaaattcGTCAGTATCGGAGAAGTCGTAGACGTCGTAGCAGTCACTATTCGGACTGCGACAAGCATAAGTGGCTGAATAATTCTTGGCCTCTTTACACGAAAGACGACGGTCATTATTGATGTACCAATAGAGAGAGATCTCTGCTCTTGTTTTGTTTTCCCTTCTTATAAATCTTTCGAATTCCGTTTCATCAAGGGGATCACATTCAGTGCATAAGATGGCTGTGATGTTGGTAGTCATATCactattctcattctcattctcattctcattggCGCGAGATAATTGAATAGCCAATGAAGTCTGGTTAGATTTCAGGTACCACAAATCAATACTACAGAATCCATTGCCAGACGTAAATCCATAATCAATTGTTGAAGTATTATTGGAAGTGCATATTGATGAGCAAGCAGCCACGATGCTATTGGTTACAAGATCAACTATGCTAGCAGTAGCATTGCAACCAAGCACGTACAAGAAGTTTGTATTTGTTATCGACCGGGATgcttgttgaaaataaaattgtCTATTCATAGAGAATGGCAAATTCTTGAGGTCGATTAGTGTGGTGTTGATCGACTCCTTATCTACATCCAATATGACATATGGTGATTCAATGTAAACCAATGGCACATTCATATCAAAGTCCTTTACTTGTAAATTGCTATCCCCCAATAGGAGTCTTGGAGGATCGGAATCATATgaacaagtaagattaaattcAGCAGCATAAAAGCAACCATTGCCGATGCCAAACGGATACTCAATTTTAATATCCCCACATGTTTGGTTGCGACAATTTGAAGGCAGAGTAAAATTCTGATTTGTGTTTGCTGAATTTATGGAGGCCTTCACTAGTGTCAATGTAATCAGTAGCAGCCATATCTCAGTGAATCCCATGGTCCTACTAATTTCAACTATCTGTAATTCTGTATGAGTATATAAAAACAGTAATCTGCAAAATTGAAAGATTGATTAAGAAATTCAGATACATACACAGTTGTGAGTTGTCAATTAAAAATCAAACTATTCCAAAAGAAATCAATCAGTTCATGCTAGCTGCATCACTTCCAACTGTGAGTTTACATAATTAATCACAAGGTTGCAA from Zingiber officinale cultivar Zhangliang chromosome 5B, Zo_v1.1, whole genome shotgun sequence encodes the following:
- the LOC121983933 gene encoding wall-associated receptor kinase 5-like; translated protein: MGFTEIWLLLITLTLVKASINSANTNQNFTLPSNCRNQTCGDIKIEYPFGIGNGCFYAAEFNLTCSYDSDPPRLLLGDSNLQVKDFDMNVPLVYIESPYVILDVDKESINTTLIDLKNLPFSMNRQFYFQQASRSITNTNFLYVLGCNATASIVDLVTNSIVAACSSICTSNNTSTIDYGFTSGNGFCSIDLWYLKSNQTSLAIQLSRANENENENENSDMTTNITAILCTECDPLDETEFERFIRRENKTRAEISLYWYINNDRRLSCKEAKNYSATYACRSPNSDCYDVYDFSDTDEFYGYICQCPLDYYGNPYLPDGCQLDTNFTHIPAKDCPNKCGNITVSFPFGLKEKCYRSQEFALSCNESTQPPTLLYDNNFKVNAISLEDVQLELLQYDERYGLLSEKYFPSSKEQVIYNWVVGYDTCDDVKNKSAFACLAQHSSCLDVNITKDDGRYEHSAYAYRCECIGGYEGNPYIDDGCQEIGPCNSSSNVCKGICTNIKGGFNCTCPLGTSGDPLTGPCIPNKKKILLLGVLVGASSGIFLLFLCITLVILNRKWKERYQKKIRQRNFHQNHGLLLQQLISTNEHVKEKTNIFSLEEIEKATNNFDETRVLGRGGHGIVYKGILSDQRVVAIKKSKTVKKSEIDQFINEIVLLSQINHRNVVKLFGCCLETEVPLLIYEFITNGALSDHLHVVQGESKLSWDDRLRIATESAGALAYLHSAASISIFHRDVKSSNILLDDTLRAKVSDFGASKFIPLDQTHIVTVIHGTLGYLDPEYYQTCQLTEKSDVYSFGVILLELLTGKKPIYLTNIGSQQNLAINFLQTTREKMPFKLIDDCILQEGTEQELLEMSSLIEMCLSLKGAQRPTMKEVEYKLQGIRRTRMKKKGLCIPESNEETECLVTLSSSSSSELANQINQENSRNYSSEKEFM